The nucleotide window AAACAGGTTTTTTATTGATGTAGACAATAATAATGTTCGCATCCAAATCATCGTGGTTGAGAATGTTTGCAAACCATGTTTTCGCGTATACCGGTGTTCCGAGATCACGCATGTTCTCTGAGAAGACCCGATAAAAATCATCGAGTAATTCCTGTTTGCCGATTTTCACTTGGGGTGAAAATTCATCAGCTTTTTTATACTGTGCACGGATTTTACTGCCTAGTGTTTTATCGAGCGATTCATCATCTGTTGGTAAGCGCAATAACATAGAGGCTTTTTTGGTTGATGGGTTGTCACCGAGCCCTTCATGAATACTGCGTATTTCAATGTGTTGCAATCCAAGTTGTGCACGTACACCGTCGAGTGATTGCATTAGAGACATACAAACATCGTTATATTCACTCACTACGCCACCATAGTTTAAATAAGGCATGGAAACACCAAACTTTCCAAATAATGGCGATGAAAAAACAGTAAATGGAATTCCGCCGAGTAGATCCCCAGTGATTGAGCGAGCGCAAAGAATGAATGATTGATGACCAAAAGTTTTTTTAACGACCTGTGCCCAAGCAGGGTTATGGCTTGGCAGCGTAGTTTTGTTATTCCGTATAAACTCCGCCCAATCGCTCACCAAGTCGAACTCTACTAATGTAATACGTATTTCGTTATTCCAGTTATGTTCTTTATCAATCAACGAGAACGCGTGTGTAGATTTCGGCTTAGCTAGCGTAATTTCTGGTGCGGCATTTTTTATTTCA belongs to Cellvibrio sp. pealriver and includes:
- a CDS encoding FemAB family XrtA/PEP-CTERM system-associated protein, producing the protein MEQQLHELKSLKTQKGIISGKFKHLQKNTPEHTQQLALMKEISQKIAQLEADIKKAAEIKNAAPEITLAKPKSTHAFSLIDKEHNWNNEIRITLVEFDLVSDWAEFIRNNKTTLPSHNPAWAQVVKKTFGHQSFILCARSITGDLLGGIPFTVFSSPLFGKFGVSMPYLNYGGVVSEYNDVCMSLMQSLDGVRAQLGLQHIEIRSIHEGLGDNPSTKKASMLLRLPTDDESLDKTLGSKIRAQYKKADEFSPQVKIGKQELLDDFYRVFSENMRDLGTPVYAKTWFANILNHDDLDANIIIVYINKKPVSCGFLVSYGTLMEIPWASTLKSANKYNTNMWMYRKILSFAIQKGCVYFDFGRSTLDAGTYKFKKQWGAEPCQHYWYCVLPPNTPRPEMNPDNPKLKIFVALWKWLPLWAANLLGPHIIKGIP